From the genome of Haloterrigena sp. KLK7, one region includes:
- a CDS encoding glycosyltransferase family 2 protein: MNEALVSIIIPTYYRNESLTDAIECSLRQTHDRTEVIVVDDSGEAHARPVVEEYEEDSLQYIPHEENQGGNPARNTGYEAARGDYIQFLDDDDEIFPSKIEKQVSVIESSPDVGVAYGGIVDRDGARRLPRPSEQGRSLELALQFFWPTTITSSLLISDEVLSSVYPLQNRSAADDIGMKIELAKRTQFDYVDEVLTRIGDSTDSRSGGMEYVSELEAILDEYQREYDEFPAVVRRNALSDTYRTKARVLLDERIWSASAVYYYLLALTNKREFDPILILSILASLFGRPGIIISRRIYKRAVSS; encoded by the coding sequence ATGAATGAGGCTCTGGTGTCCATTATCATTCCAACCTATTATCGGAACGAGTCACTTACAGACGCTATCGAATGCTCTTTACGTCAAACGCACGATCGGACTGAGGTCATAGTAGTCGATGATTCGGGCGAAGCGCACGCCCGACCGGTCGTCGAAGAGTACGAGGAGGATAGTCTACAGTACATTCCACACGAGGAAAATCAGGGCGGAAATCCGGCCCGAAATACCGGATACGAGGCAGCACGTGGAGACTATATCCAATTTCTTGACGACGATGACGAGATATTCCCGAGCAAAATTGAAAAACAAGTCTCCGTTATCGAGTCATCGCCCGACGTTGGTGTCGCCTACGGAGGGATAGTCGATCGAGATGGCGCTCGACGGCTACCTCGTCCGTCTGAACAAGGCCGATCGCTCGAGCTGGCGCTCCAGTTTTTTTGGCCAACGACGATCACGTCCTCTTTATTGATCTCCGATGAGGTGTTGTCGAGCGTTTATCCACTCCAAAATCGTAGCGCCGCAGACGATATTGGAATGAAAATCGAACTCGCGAAACGGACGCAGTTCGATTATGTTGATGAGGTTCTCACTAGGATTGGAGATTCGACCGATAGCCGATCCGGAGGGATGGAATATGTCTCCGAACTCGAGGCCATCCTGGATGAGTACCAGAGGGAATACGACGAGTTTCCAGCTGTTGTGAGGCGAAACGCGCTAAGTGATACGTATCGGACGAAGGCTCGAGTATTACTTGACGAACGTATCTGGTCGGCTTCTGCAGTCTACTACTACCTTTTGGCGTTAACCAATAAACGAGAGTTCGACCCAATCCTTATCCTGAGTATCCTTGCGTCTTTATTCGGCAGGCCGGGTATAATAATATCGAGAAGAATATACAAAAGAGCAGTGTCTAGTTGA
- a CDS encoding glycosyltransferase family 4 protein, translating into MKLLYVVNAFPKLSESFVINEIKELHDRGHDVSVFAMSKSEEEIKHTELQEMNITVYYKYKPSLQDFPDLISKKILHPSVLRRALFIEEPLHHAYYLHLGRQIIEAIEREGGVDLIHGHFVTPNRFAVTYAAAYYNIPCTVTAHAHEIFSPPNLRRLKQVCSRFDHMIVPSEYNKQYLRKEIGIDTDMSVVPATTDVKKFEPSEGCISGRLLTIGRLVEKKGYKYSIDAVANLIKRGYDVEYHIIGTGEQKDSLIDRVKQKGIEEHVEFLGHVPDDKLQEELHEAELFILPCIIASNGDRDVAPVALKEAMATKTACISTTISAIPELITDGHDGLLVKPNNTPALTNAITELLDNPDRRQELAANGRKTVQTQFDISNSVDDLVKVFSSIRK; encoded by the coding sequence ATGAAACTCCTCTATGTTGTTAACGCCTTTCCCAAACTCTCGGAAAGTTTTGTGATTAACGAAATCAAAGAACTCCATGATAGAGGGCATGATGTGTCTGTATTCGCAATGTCAAAATCAGAGGAAGAAATTAAACATACAGAACTCCAAGAGATGAACATTACTGTTTACTATAAGTACAAACCATCCCTCCAGGATTTTCCTGACTTGATCTCTAAGAAGATATTACATCCAAGCGTACTCCGACGTGCTCTGTTCATTGAGGAACCCCTACATCATGCATATTATCTTCATCTTGGAAGGCAAATTATTGAGGCAATTGAAAGAGAAGGAGGTGTAGATTTGATACATGGTCACTTTGTCACTCCTAACCGCTTTGCAGTTACGTATGCTGCAGCATATTATAATATTCCATGTACTGTAACTGCACACGCCCATGAGATATTTTCACCACCTAATCTCCGGCGGTTAAAACAGGTGTGCTCACGCTTTGACCATATGATTGTCCCGTCTGAATATAACAAACAGTACCTCCGAAAGGAAATTGGTATTGACACGGATATGTCAGTAGTCCCAGCAACGACAGACGTAAAAAAATTCGAGCCGAGTGAAGGATGTATATCTGGTCGGCTTTTAACTATTGGACGTCTTGTGGAGAAGAAAGGTTATAAGTATTCAATTGATGCAGTTGCGAACCTCATTAAACGCGGGTATGATGTAGAGTATCACATTATCGGTACTGGAGAGCAGAAAGATTCTCTTATAGATAGAGTTAAACAAAAAGGTATAGAGGAACATGTTGAGTTCTTAGGACATGTTCCCGATGACAAGCTTCAAGAAGAATTACATGAGGCTGAACTCTTCATTCTTCCATGTATTATTGCCTCAAATGGAGATCGGGATGTCGCACCTGTAGCCTTAAAGGAAGCAATGGCAACTAAAACAGCGTGCATCTCCACGACAATTTCGGCAATACCTGAATTGATCACTGATGGGCATGATGGTTTGCTTGTCAAACCGAACAATACACCGGCCTTAACTAATGCAATTACAGAACTATTAGATAATCCTGATCGACGACAAGAACTCGCAGCAAACGGTCGAAAAACCGTTCAAACTCAATTCGATATTTCAAATTCTGTTGATGATTTAGTTAAAGTGTTTTCATCTATAAGAAAATAA
- a CDS encoding polysaccharide pyruvyl transferase family protein, which yields MYSPKEILVGLRNPSLIPKEIDYQVRKRTPHDFGIQGSYQTGNIGDRALGKQFKKQLEKGGHSARIFDRHTETSNTPNRVLGGGGVLHDWYGTEHLKKRLTYVSSGKNGFIIGVGAPGFQSADAQNLISQILPKLDLITVRDKWSKRNIESVCDVEVSVTACPAFLYDDPRMETNGRTGVNFRPYFSQEDKPDSVLKYYFGYDDLDNARESYMRNIKDICDKIEDPIFIPFHSIDEKFAREHLDIPVLEYTFSVEETLKRVSQMEKMVTMRYHSLIFAAICGKPVLPLAYEPKVEAVAERLEVPWYRPHKEIPLQFSQVSNVSSLQSLAKDNFNRLDELL from the coding sequence ATGTATTCCCCGAAGGAAATACTCGTTGGGTTGAGGAACCCTTCTCTTATCCCAAAGGAAATTGATTATCAAGTACGGAAGCGGACTCCTCACGATTTTGGCATTCAAGGTAGTTACCAAACTGGTAATATTGGTGACCGCGCATTAGGAAAACAATTTAAAAAGCAACTTGAGAAAGGAGGACATAGTGCTAGGATATTCGACAGGCACACTGAAACTAGTAATACACCTAACAGAGTACTCGGTGGCGGTGGTGTTTTACATGATTGGTATGGGACAGAACATTTAAAAAAGCGTCTCACTTATGTAAGCAGCGGTAAAAATGGATTTATTATTGGGGTAGGCGCACCTGGGTTTCAATCAGCTGATGCTCAGAACCTAATTTCTCAAATATTACCTAAACTAGATTTGATCACTGTTCGTGATAAATGGTCAAAACGCAATATTGAATCGGTCTGTGATGTCGAAGTGTCGGTAACTGCTTGCCCAGCATTCCTTTACGACGATCCAAGAATGGAAACAAATGGACGGACTGGTGTGAATTTCCGACCTTACTTCAGTCAGGAGGATAAGCCAGATAGTGTATTAAAATATTACTTTGGTTATGATGATTTAGATAATGCAAGAGAATCATATATGAGAAATATAAAAGACATATGTGATAAAATAGAAGATCCGATTTTTATTCCGTTCCACTCAATTGATGAAAAATTCGCTAGGGAGCATCTTGACATTCCTGTTCTAGAATACACGTTCTCTGTTGAAGAGACTCTGAAGCGTGTCAGTCAAATGGAAAAGATGGTGACAATGCGTTATCACTCTCTTATATTTGCAGCTATTTGTGGGAAACCAGTCTTACCTTTAGCCTACGAACCGAAAGTAGAGGCCGTTGCTGAGCGTCTAGAAGTTCCATGGTATAGACCCCACAAAGAAATTCCCCTCCAATTTTCTCAAGTATCTAATGTGAGCTCGCTCCAATCACTAGCGAAAGATAATTTCAATAGATTAGATGAACTATTATAG
- the aglF gene encoding UTP--glucose-1-phosphate uridylyltransferase AglF, translated as MKAVVLAAGEGTRLRPLTEDKPKGMVEVDDKPILTHCFDQLVSLGADELIVVVGYLKEKIIDHYGDEYEGVPITYSHQREQQGLAHALLTVEEHIDDDFMLILGDNVFQANLEDVVRRQQEDRADAAFLVEEVPWDEADRYGVCDTNKFGEITDVVEKPDDPPSNLVMTGFYTFTPAIFHACHLVQPSNRGEYEISEAIDLLIQSGRTIDAIGLEGWRIDVGYPEDRDEAEERLQKESPRP; from the coding sequence ATGAAAGCAGTCGTACTCGCGGCGGGCGAAGGAACGCGGCTTCGACCGCTCACCGAGGACAAACCCAAGGGAATGGTCGAGGTCGACGACAAACCGATTCTCACCCACTGTTTCGATCAACTAGTGTCGCTGGGCGCCGACGAGCTGATCGTCGTCGTCGGCTACCTCAAGGAGAAGATCATCGACCACTACGGCGACGAATACGAGGGCGTCCCGATCACGTACAGTCACCAGCGCGAGCAGCAGGGGCTGGCCCACGCGCTGCTGACCGTCGAGGAGCACATCGACGACGACTTCATGCTGATTCTGGGCGACAACGTTTTTCAGGCGAACCTTGAGGACGTCGTGCGGCGCCAGCAGGAGGATCGCGCCGACGCTGCGTTCCTGGTCGAGGAAGTCCCCTGGGACGAGGCCGACCGGTACGGGGTCTGCGATACCAACAAGTTCGGCGAGATCACGGACGTCGTCGAGAAGCCCGACGACCCGCCGTCGAATCTCGTGATGACCGGGTTCTATACCTTTACGCCCGCGATCTTCCACGCGTGTCATCTGGTGCAGCCGTCCAATCGCGGCGAGTACGAGATCAGTGAGGCGATCGACCTGCTGATTCAGAGCGGGCGAACTATTGATGCGATCGGACTCGAGGGATGGCGGATCGACGTCGGCTATCCGGAGGATCGAGACGAAGCTGAAGAGCGTCTTCAAAAGGAAAGTCCGAGACCTTAG
- a CDS encoding NDP-sugar synthase has protein sequence MDAIVLAGGYATRLWPITRQRPKMFLPVGDTTVIDGVLEDLESDARIDDVYVSTNERFADAFEAHLEAHDYQKPQLSIEDTTDEDEKFGVISALAQLVDREDLTDDTIVIAGDNLLSFDVSEFIDCFHQQATPTLAAYDVGDYDRATSYGVLELDADGREIVAFEEKPDDPPSTLVSVACYGFRADDLDLLETYLAGENNPDEPGWFVQWLVTRERVDAFTFDGAWFDIGTPESYLDAVAWQLDGDRAIHPDASLEGTTIGANVHVMEGAHITDATLRDCVVFPDAEITGGTVERAVIGTGAELREAEVQSALIGPELTLADPPSGR, from the coding sequence ATGGACGCAATCGTACTAGCCGGCGGCTATGCCACGCGACTCTGGCCGATTACACGACAACGCCCGAAGATGTTCCTCCCGGTCGGCGACACGACCGTGATCGACGGCGTGCTCGAGGACCTCGAGTCCGACGCCCGAATCGACGACGTGTACGTCTCGACGAACGAACGCTTCGCGGACGCGTTCGAGGCCCATCTCGAAGCCCACGACTACCAGAAACCCCAACTCTCGATCGAAGATACGACCGACGAGGACGAGAAGTTCGGCGTTATCAGCGCGCTCGCCCAGCTCGTCGACCGCGAAGATCTCACGGACGACACGATCGTGATCGCGGGTGACAACCTCCTCAGCTTCGACGTCAGCGAGTTCATCGACTGCTTCCACCAGCAAGCAACGCCGACGCTCGCCGCCTACGACGTCGGGGATTACGACCGCGCGACGTCCTACGGCGTCCTCGAGCTCGACGCCGACGGCCGCGAGATCGTTGCCTTCGAGGAGAAACCCGACGACCCGCCGAGCACGCTCGTGTCGGTCGCCTGCTACGGGTTCCGCGCCGACGACCTCGACCTGCTCGAGACGTATCTGGCCGGGGAGAACAACCCCGACGAGCCGGGCTGGTTCGTCCAGTGGCTCGTCACCCGGGAGCGCGTCGACGCGTTCACGTTCGACGGCGCCTGGTTCGATATCGGGACGCCCGAAAGCTACCTCGATGCCGTCGCCTGGCAACTCGACGGCGACCGCGCGATCCATCCCGACGCATCGCTCGAGGGGACGACGATCGGGGCGAACGTCCACGTGATGGAGGGCGCCCACATTACCGACGCGACCCTCCGGGACTGCGTCGTCTTCCCCGACGCCGAGATCACCGGCGGAACGGTCGAGCGAGCGGTCATCGGGACGGGCGCCGAACTCCGCGAGGCCGAGGTACAGTCAGCGCTCATCGGCCCGGAGCTGACGCTCGCCGACCCGCCGTCCGGCCGGTAA
- a CDS encoding NAD-dependent epimerase/dehydratase family protein, whose product MDNERILVTGGAGFIGSHLTERLLEADNDVTVVDNCLNGRAEWVPESATFVERDLTDADALEGVLTSDIDRVFHLAASKAVNTDSPRAQFAANTQMTYNVLEAMADAGVTDLAYTSTSTVYGEAPRPTPEDYAPLEPISVYGASKLADEGLCSTYAHSHDLTVRTFRFANIVGARLRGAVIPDFIEKLRADPETLTILGDGRQEKSYMHIDDCIDAMLHVCDHAEGPLATYNLGTRTTTSVTRIADIVSEELGLEPAYEYTGGDRGWTGDVPKMRLSIEKLDALGWEPTHESDRAVREATRELCAESELQE is encoded by the coding sequence ATGGACAACGAACGGATTCTCGTCACCGGTGGCGCGGGCTTCATCGGCTCGCATCTGACCGAGCGCCTCCTCGAGGCCGACAACGACGTTACGGTCGTCGATAACTGTTTGAACGGCCGCGCGGAGTGGGTCCCCGAGAGCGCGACGTTCGTCGAACGGGACCTCACCGACGCCGACGCCCTCGAAGGCGTTCTCACGAGCGATATCGATCGCGTCTTTCATCTCGCGGCCTCGAAAGCCGTCAATACCGACAGTCCGCGAGCACAGTTCGCGGCGAACACACAGATGACTTATAATGTCCTCGAGGCGATGGCGGACGCCGGCGTCACGGACCTCGCCTATACGTCGACGTCGACGGTCTACGGCGAGGCACCGCGGCCGACGCCCGAGGATTACGCCCCCCTCGAGCCGATCAGCGTCTACGGGGCGAGCAAACTCGCCGATGAGGGGCTCTGTTCGACCTACGCCCACTCCCACGACCTGACCGTCCGCACGTTCCGCTTTGCGAACATCGTCGGCGCCCGGCTGCGCGGCGCCGTCATCCCCGATTTCATCGAGAAGCTCCGGGCCGACCCCGAGACGCTCACCATCCTCGGCGACGGCCGCCAGGAGAAGTCCTATATGCATATCGACGACTGCATCGACGCGATGCTGCACGTCTGTGACCACGCTGAGGGCCCGCTGGCGACCTACAACCTCGGGACACGGACGACGACATCCGTAACGCGCATCGCCGACATCGTCAGCGAGGAGCTCGGGCTCGAGCCCGCGTACGAGTACACCGGCGGCGATCGCGGCTGGACCGGCGACGTGCCGAAAATGCGCCTCTCGATCGAGAAACTCGACGCCCTCGGGTGGGAACCGACCCACGAGAGCGATCGGGCGGTCCGCGAGGCGACACGGGAACTGTGTGCGGAGTCCGAGCTGCAGGAGTGA
- a CDS encoding glycosyltransferase family 2 protein: MASQTHSDGAVAAEQASEAEQVLEHRSADELLVDRDSDVVPELSVVMPTLNEEEGIETCIGWIKSAVEELQVPTEIIISDSSTDRTPEIAREMGAIVVEPDQPGYGYAYRYAFERTRGEYIAMGDADTTYDFKDIPRLLRHLEETGADMVMGSRLEGEIRPGAMPTLHQYIGNPLLTKFLNLFYRAGVSDAHSGFRVFRRQALETMDLETTGMEFASEMIMEAGAKDLVIEETPIIYHEREGEETLESFRDGWRHVRFMLVNAPGYLFSAPGLLMSLLGMAVMGIAYSGASLGDVSLGLHSMIAGSLLTIVGYQVASLGVFAAVTSDPIQKPEDPITERVTQSLSLEHGATAGLLVFGAGGLYAASLVAQWVSNGFTALEFTMGALVAFTAIVIGLQTVFSSFFLSSVDR; the protein is encoded by the coding sequence ATGGCTTCACAAACACACTCGGACGGTGCGGTTGCGGCGGAGCAGGCGTCGGAGGCAGAGCAGGTCCTCGAGCATCGCTCGGCGGACGAACTCTTGGTCGACCGCGACAGCGACGTCGTACCGGAGCTGTCGGTCGTGATGCCGACGCTGAACGAGGAAGAGGGGATCGAAACCTGTATCGGCTGGATCAAATCGGCGGTCGAGGAGCTGCAGGTGCCGACGGAGATCATCATCAGCGACAGTTCGACGGATCGCACGCCCGAGATCGCCCGCGAGATGGGCGCGATCGTCGTCGAACCTGACCAGCCGGGGTATGGCTACGCGTACCGCTACGCCTTCGAGCGCACCCGGGGTGAGTACATCGCGATGGGCGACGCCGACACGACCTACGACTTCAAGGACATCCCGCGCCTACTCCGTCACCTCGAGGAGACCGGCGCGGACATGGTGATGGGCAGTCGCCTCGAGGGCGAGATCAGACCCGGCGCGATGCCGACACTCCACCAGTATATCGGCAACCCGCTGCTGACGAAGTTCCTGAACCTGTTCTACCGGGCCGGCGTGAGCGACGCCCACAGCGGCTTTCGCGTCTTCCGCCGACAGGCCCTCGAGACGATGGACCTCGAGACGACCGGGATGGAGTTCGCCTCGGAGATGATCATGGAGGCCGGCGCGAAGGACCTCGTGATCGAGGAGACGCCGATCATCTACCACGAGCGCGAGGGCGAGGAGACCCTCGAGAGCTTCCGCGACGGCTGGCGCCACGTCCGGTTCATGCTCGTGAACGCGCCGGGCTACCTGTTCTCGGCGCCCGGCCTGCTGATGAGCCTGCTCGGGATGGCCGTGATGGGGATCGCGTACTCCGGCGCGTCGCTCGGCGACGTGTCGCTCGGGCTCCACTCGATGATCGCCGGCAGCCTGCTGACGATCGTCGGCTACCAGGTCGCCAGCCTGGGCGTGTTCGCCGCGGTGACGAGCGACCCGATCCAGAAGCCCGAGGACCCGATCACGGAACGGGTGACACAGTCGCTGTCGCTCGAGCACGGCGCGACGGCCGGCCTCCTGGTGTTCGGCGCGGGCGGCCTGTACGCCGCGAGTCTGGTCGCCCAGTGGGTCTCGAACGGGTTCACGGCGCTCGAGTTCACGATGGGGGCGCTGGTCGCCTTTACCGCGATCGTCATCGGTCTCCAGACCGTGTTCTCGTCGTTCTTCCTGAGCTCGGTCGACCGATAG
- a CDS encoding HVO_A0556 family zinc finger protein, with product MQESVGANVATHPVVDSLEGTSCTFCDDGELERGVYKGKTAVICDSCETPGAQLW from the coding sequence ATGCAAGAGTCCGTAGGCGCGAACGTCGCCACACATCCGGTAGTCGATTCACTCGAGGGCACGAGCTGTACCTTCTGCGACGACGGGGAGCTCGAGCGCGGCGTCTATAAGGGCAAAACGGCCGTGATCTGCGATTCCTGTGAGACCCCCGGCGCACAGCTCTGGTAG
- a CDS encoding NAD-dependent epimerase/dehydratase family protein, protein MQNQRILITGGAGFIGSNLANALADENDVIAIDDEYLGTPENLEAAVDYRNRSVLEDDLPTDVDVVFHLAALSSYAMHEEDPTTGARVNVEGFVNVVDQARQDGCETVVYASTSSIYGSQTEPSPEDMPVAVNTGYEASKLARERYGEYFANHYDMDVAGMRFFSVYQGYGGAEEHKGEYANVIAQFADDLASGDAPVLYGDGTQTRDFTHVDDIVRGLELAADHELTGVYNLGTGDAYSFNELVGMLNEELGTDIDPEYVENPIPEDVYVHDTCADSSKMREATGWEPEIDLEEGIEQVCEPY, encoded by the coding sequence ATGCAAAATCAGCGCATCCTCATCACGGGTGGGGCAGGCTTCATTGGTTCCAATCTGGCGAACGCGCTCGCCGACGAGAACGACGTCATCGCGATCGACGACGAGTACCTCGGGACGCCCGAGAACCTCGAGGCCGCCGTCGACTACCGCAACCGGAGCGTCCTCGAGGACGACCTCCCGACGGACGTCGACGTCGTCTTCCACCTCGCCGCGCTCTCGTCGTACGCGATGCACGAGGAAGACCCCACCACGGGGGCCCGCGTGAACGTCGAGGGCTTCGTCAACGTTGTCGATCAGGCCCGCCAGGACGGCTGTGAGACCGTCGTCTACGCCTCCACCTCCTCGATCTACGGGAGCCAGACCGAGCCCTCCCCGGAGGACATGCCGGTCGCGGTCAACACCGGCTACGAGGCCTCCAAGCTGGCCCGCGAGCGCTACGGCGAGTACTTCGCCAACCACTACGACATGGACGTCGCCGGGATGCGCTTCTTCTCGGTCTACCAGGGCTACGGCGGCGCCGAGGAACACAAGGGCGAGTACGCCAACGTGATCGCCCAGTTCGCCGATGACCTCGCCAGCGGCGACGCCCCGGTCCTCTACGGCGACGGCACCCAGACCCGCGACTTCACCCACGTCGACGACATCGTCCGCGGCCTCGAGCTCGCGGCCGACCACGAGCTCACCGGCGTCTACAACCTCGGCACCGGCGACGCCTACAGCTTCAACGAACTCGTCGGGATGCTCAACGAGGAACTCGGCACCGACATCGACCCCGAGTACGTCGAGAACCCGATTCCCGAGGATGTCTATGTTCATGACACGTGTGCGGACTCGAGCAAGATGCGCGAGGCGACCGGCTGGGAACCCGAGATCGACCTCGAGGAGGGCATCGAGCAGGTCTGCGAACCATATTGA